In Paroedura picta isolate Pp20150507F chromosome 12, Ppicta_v3.0, whole genome shotgun sequence, one DNA window encodes the following:
- the NTMT1 gene encoding N-terminal Xaa-Pro-Lys N-methyltransferase 1 isoform X1 gives MTSQVVEDEPEFYSKAKKYWKDIPPTVDGMLGGYGHISSIDINSSRKFLLRFIRDGSVKTGVARALDCGAGIGRITKRLLLPLFKTVDMVDVTEDFLNKAKTYLGEEGRRVRNYFCCGLQDFSPEPGAYDVIWIQWVIGHLTDDDLSNFLKRCRLGLQPNGLIVIKDNMAQEGVIMDDVDSSVCRDLDVVCKIIRQAGLSLLAQEKQDNFPDEIYHVYTLAMR, from the exons ATGACCAGCCAAGTGGTGGAGGATGAGCCGGAGTTCTACTCCAAGGCCAAGAAGTACTGGAAGGACATCCCTCCCACGGTGGATGGCATGCTGGGGGGCTACGGACACATCTCCAGCATCGACATCAACAGCTCCAGAAAGTTCTTGCTCAGGTTTATCCGG GATGGGTCAGTGAAGACGGGGGTGGCCCGTGCTTTGGACTGTGGGGCTGGCATCGGCAGGATCACCAAGAGACTCCTGTTGCCACTTTTCAAAACAGTGGACATGGTGGACGTCACCGAAGACTTCCTGAACAAGGCCAAGACCTACCTCGGTGAGGAGGGGCGGCGTGTGAGGAACTATTTCTGCTGCGGTTTGCAAGATTTTAGTCCGGAGCCCGGTGCTTATGATGTCATCTGGATCCAGTGGGTCATAG GACACCTAACGGATGATGATCTCTCCAACTTCCTGAAGAGGTGTCGGCTCGGCCTGCAGCCCAACGGCCTCATTGTCATTAAGGATAACATGGCCCAGGAAGGGGTCATCATGGATGACGTGGACAGCAGTGTGTGCCGCGACCTGGACGTGGTCTGCAAGATCATCCGCCAGGCTGGACTCAGCCTCTTGGCCCAAGAGAAGCAGGACAACTTCCCCGATGAAATCTACCACGTCTACACATTGGCCATGAGATGA
- the NTMT1 gene encoding N-terminal Xaa-Pro-Lys N-methyltransferase 1 isoform X2, protein MTSQVVEDEPEFYSKAKKYWKDIPPTVDGMLGGYGHISSIDINSSRKFLLRFIRDGSVKTGVARALDCGAGIGRITKRLLLPLFKTVDMVDVTEDFLNKAKTYLGHLTDDDLSNFLKRCRLGLQPNGLIVIKDNMAQEGVIMDDVDSSVCRDLDVVCKIIRQAGLSLLAQEKQDNFPDEIYHVYTLAMR, encoded by the exons ATGACCAGCCAAGTGGTGGAGGATGAGCCGGAGTTCTACTCCAAGGCCAAGAAGTACTGGAAGGACATCCCTCCCACGGTGGATGGCATGCTGGGGGGCTACGGACACATCTCCAGCATCGACATCAACAGCTCCAGAAAGTTCTTGCTCAGGTTTATCCGG GATGGGTCAGTGAAGACGGGGGTGGCCCGTGCTTTGGACTGTGGGGCTGGCATCGGCAGGATCACCAAGAGACTCCTGTTGCCACTTTTCAAAACAGTGGACATGGTGGACGTCACCGAAGACTTCCTGAACAAGGCCAAGACCTACCTCG GACACCTAACGGATGATGATCTCTCCAACTTCCTGAAGAGGTGTCGGCTCGGCCTGCAGCCCAACGGCCTCATTGTCATTAAGGATAACATGGCCCAGGAAGGGGTCATCATGGATGACGTGGACAGCAGTGTGTGCCGCGACCTGGACGTGGTCTGCAAGATCATCCGCCAGGCTGGACTCAGCCTCTTGGCCCAAGAGAAGCAGGACAACTTCCCCGATGAAATCTACCACGTCTACACATTGGCCATGAGATGA